A section of the Streptomyces sp. Je 1-369 genome encodes:
- the rplM gene encoding 50S ribosomal protein L13: MRTYSPKPGDVTRQWHVIDAQDIVLGRLATTAATLLRGKHKAIYAPHVDTGDFVIIINAEKVHLSGNKKTQKMAYRHSGYPGGLRSVRYDELLAKSPEKAIEKAVKGMLPKNTLGRQMLSKLKVYAGDQHPHGAQQPVPFEITQVAQ, encoded by the coding sequence GTGCGTACGTACAGCCCCAAGCCCGGCGATGTGACCCGCCAGTGGCACGTCATCGACGCCCAGGACATCGTCCTGGGGCGTCTGGCGACCACCGCCGCCACCCTCCTGCGGGGCAAGCACAAGGCGATCTACGCCCCCCACGTTGACACCGGTGACTTCGTCATCATCATCAACGCGGAGAAGGTGCACCTCTCCGGCAACAAGAAGACCCAGAAGATGGCGTACCGCCACTCCGGTTACCCGGGTGGTCTGCGTTCCGTCCGTTACGACGAGCTGCTCGCCAAGAGCCCCGAGAAGGCCATCGAGAAGGCCGTCAAGGGCATGCTCCCCAAGAACACCCTGGGCCGTCAGATGCTCTCGAAGCTGAAGGTCTACGCGGGCGACCAGCACCCGCACGGCGCTCAGCAGCCGGTCCCGTTCGAGATCACCCAGGTCGCGCAGTAG
- the glmM gene encoding phosphoglucosamine mutase → MGRLFGTDGVRGVANADLTAELALGLSVAAAHVLAEAGTFEGHRAVAVVGRDPRASGEFLEAAVVAGLASAGVDVLRVGVLPTPAVAHLTGALGADLGVMLSASHNAMPDNGIKFFARGGHKLADELEDRIESVYEEHRTGAPWQRPTGAGVGRVKSYDQGLDQYVAHLIGVLPNRLDGLKIVLDEAHGAAARVSPEAFARAGAEVITIGAQPDGLNINDGCGSTHLDLLKAAVVEHKADFGVAHDGDADRCLAVDHTGAEVDGDQILAVLALAMREHGTLRHDTVVATVMSNLGFKLAMEGQGLATVQTSVGDRYVLESMKEHGFALGGEQSGHVIILDHATTGDGTLTGLLLAARVAETGRSLADLASVMERLPQVLINVPDVDKSRVRTSAELSAAVVEAERELGSTGRVLLRPSGTEPLVRVMVEAADIEQARSVASRLADVVKSALG, encoded by the coding sequence GTGGGACGACTCTTCGGCACGGACGGCGTGCGCGGTGTCGCCAACGCGGATCTGACGGCTGAGCTCGCGCTCGGCCTCTCCGTCGCGGCGGCGCACGTACTGGCCGAGGCGGGCACCTTTGAAGGCCATCGCGCGGTCGCGGTGGTCGGGCGTGATCCGCGGGCGTCCGGGGAGTTCCTGGAGGCCGCGGTGGTCGCGGGTCTCGCGAGCGCGGGCGTGGACGTCCTGCGCGTCGGTGTGCTGCCCACCCCCGCGGTGGCGCATCTCACCGGTGCGCTGGGCGCCGACCTCGGTGTGATGCTCTCCGCCAGCCACAACGCGATGCCCGACAACGGCATCAAGTTCTTCGCCCGCGGCGGCCACAAGCTCGCCGACGAGCTGGAGGACCGCATCGAGTCCGTCTACGAGGAGCACCGCACCGGTGCCCCGTGGCAGCGGCCCACCGGTGCGGGCGTCGGCCGCGTGAAGTCGTACGACCAGGGGCTCGACCAGTACGTCGCCCACCTCATCGGGGTCCTCCCGAACCGCCTCGACGGGCTGAAGATCGTCCTCGACGAGGCGCACGGCGCGGCCGCGCGTGTCTCGCCCGAGGCGTTCGCGCGGGCCGGTGCCGAGGTCATCACGATCGGCGCCCAGCCCGACGGCCTGAACATCAACGACGGGTGCGGGTCCACGCACCTGGACCTGCTCAAGGCCGCCGTCGTCGAGCACAAGGCCGACTTCGGTGTCGCGCACGACGGGGACGCCGACCGGTGCCTCGCCGTGGACCACACGGGTGCCGAGGTCGACGGCGACCAGATCCTCGCCGTGCTCGCCCTCGCGATGCGGGAACACGGCACGCTGCGCCACGACACCGTCGTCGCCACGGTCATGTCCAACCTCGGCTTCAAGCTCGCCATGGAGGGCCAGGGGCTCGCCACGGTGCAGACCTCCGTCGGCGACCGGTACGTGCTGGAGTCGATGAAGGAGCACGGCTTCGCCCTCGGCGGCGAGCAGTCCGGGCACGTGATCATCCTCGACCACGCGACGACCGGCGACGGCACGCTGACCGGGCTGCTGCTCGCGGCGCGCGTCGCCGAGACGGGCCGTTCGCTCGCGGACCTCGCGAGCGTCATGGAGCGCCTCCCGCAGGTCCTCATCAACGTGCCCGACGTCGACAAGTCGCGCGTGCGGACCTCCGCCGAGCTGAGCGCCGCGGTCGTCGAGGCCGAGCGCGAGCTCGGCTCCACCGGCCGCGTGCTGCTGCGTCCGTCCGGGACCGAGCCACTGGTGCGGGTCATGGTCGAGGCCGCGGACATCGAGCAGGCCCGGTCCGTGGCCAGCCGTCTCGCCGACGTGGTGAAGTCCGCCCTGGGCTAG
- a CDS encoding DUF389 domain-containing protein, with product MLHLRLITPPDRTDDVVDLIEGTVGTAHLAVLPGAARNPAGDVVMCDVAREAGDELIGGLRGLGIDESGSIAVETIDLSLSRRAEEAEDDAPGEGADAVLWEQLADATHEESTLSVTYVAFITLATMIAACGVVLDNAILIVGAMAVGPEFGPLAGFCTALVRRAPRLALRSLIALLVGFAAAMVVTVGFSYFMDAMDLFTYDALKAERPNTNFIYRPDWFSFVVAVLAGAAGTLSLTSAKSGALVGVAISVTTVPAAANAAVAFSYDEYKQAWGSTEQLLLNLLGIILAGTLTLLAQKFFWARQRERTAKSPSP from the coding sequence ATGCTGCACCTGCGCCTGATCACGCCCCCGGACAGAACCGACGACGTGGTCGACCTGATCGAGGGAACGGTCGGCACCGCCCACCTCGCGGTGCTCCCGGGCGCGGCCCGCAACCCCGCGGGCGACGTCGTCATGTGCGACGTGGCCCGTGAGGCGGGCGACGAACTGATCGGCGGCCTGCGCGGACTCGGCATCGACGAGTCGGGCTCGATCGCCGTGGAGACCATCGACCTGTCGCTGTCCCGGCGCGCGGAGGAAGCGGAGGACGACGCGCCCGGCGAGGGCGCGGACGCGGTCCTGTGGGAGCAGCTGGCCGACGCGACGCACGAGGAGTCGACGCTCTCGGTCACGTACGTCGCGTTCATCACGCTCGCCACGATGATCGCGGCGTGCGGTGTGGTCCTCGACAACGCGATCCTGATCGTGGGCGCGATGGCGGTGGGCCCGGAGTTCGGCCCGCTGGCCGGATTCTGCACGGCCCTGGTGCGACGCGCACCCCGGCTCGCCCTGCGCTCGCTGATCGCGCTGCTCGTCGGTTTCGCGGCGGCGATGGTGGTGACGGTCGGGTTCAGCTACTTCATGGACGCGATGGACCTGTTCACGTACGACGCCCTGAAAGCGGAACGCCCCAACACGAACTTCATCTACCGGCCCGACTGGTTCTCGTTCGTCGTGGCCGTCCTCGCGGGCGCCGCGGGCACGCTCTCCCTCACCTCGGCGAAGTCGGGCGCGCTGGTCGGCGTGGCGATCTCGGTGACGACGGTCCCCGCGGCCGCGAACGCCGCGGTCGCCTTCAGCTACGACGAGTACAAGCAGGCGTGGGGCTCCACGGAGCAGCTCCTGCTGAACCTGCTCGGCATCATCCTCGCGGGCACGCTCACGCTGCTCGCCCAGAAGTTCTTCTGGGCGCGGCAGCGCGAGCGCACCGCGAAGTCACCCAGCCCCTAG
- a CDS encoding holo-ACP synthase — protein sequence MIIGVGIDVAEIERFGAAMERTPGMAERLFVESELLLPGGERRGIASLAARFAAKEALAKALGAPAGLRWTDAEVYVEESGQPRVRVKGTVAERASVLGVRSWHVSLSHDAGVASAVVVAEG from the coding sequence GTGATTATTGGGGTTGGCATCGATGTCGCGGAGATCGAGCGGTTCGGCGCCGCGATGGAGCGGACGCCCGGGATGGCGGAGCGGCTCTTCGTGGAGAGCGAGTTGCTGCTGCCGGGCGGCGAGCGGCGGGGCATCGCCTCGCTGGCCGCGCGGTTCGCGGCGAAGGAGGCGCTGGCCAAGGCGCTGGGGGCGCCGGCGGGGCTGCGGTGGACGGACGCCGAGGTGTACGTCGAGGAGAGCGGGCAGCCCCGGGTCCGGGTGAAGGGGACGGTGGCCGAGCGGGCCTCGGTGCTCGGTGTGCGGTCCTGGCACGTGTCGCTCAGCCATGACGCGGGGGTCGCTTCCGCGGTGGTGGTGGCGGAGGGGTAG
- the rpsI gene encoding 30S ribosomal protein S9 has product MAETTVEQPVEETEVVDVEQYTTESEAPVEGEYTSESNAARFGDPQPAAGLGRRKNAIARVRIVPGTGKWKVNGRTLEDYFPNKVHQQEVNEPFKVLELDGRYDVIARISGGGVSGQAGALRLGVARALNEADVENNRGALKKAGYLKRDDRAVERKKAGLKKARKAPQYSKR; this is encoded by the coding sequence GTGGCCGAGACCACCGTTGAGCAGCCGGTCGAAGAGACCGAGGTTGTTGACGTAGAGCAGTACACCACCGAGTCCGAGGCGCCCGTCGAGGGCGAGTACACCTCGGAGTCGAACGCCGCGCGCTTCGGCGACCCGCAGCCGGCCGCCGGCCTGGGCCGTCGCAAGAACGCCATCGCCCGCGTCCGGATCGTCCCGGGCACCGGCAAGTGGAAGGTCAACGGGCGCACGCTCGAGGACTACTTCCCGAACAAGGTCCACCAGCAGGAAGTCAACGAGCCCTTCAAGGTGCTCGAGCTCGACGGCCGCTACGACGTCATCGCCCGCATCTCGGGTGGCGGCGTCTCCGGTCAGGCCGGTGCGCTCCGTCTCGGTGTCGCCCGTGCGCTGAACGAGGCCGACGTCGAGAACAACCGCGGCGCCCTCAAGAAGGCCGGTTACCTCAAGCGTGACGACCGTGCGGTCGAGCGCAAGAAGGCCGGTCTCAAGAAGGCCCGCAAGGCCCCGCAGTACAGCAAGCGCTAA
- a CDS encoding glycosyltransferase 87 family protein, protein MNSGNSAVCGWLVRPAESYVRWVLGVVLVAAVVRVGLATPQGGMDNAIVVRAAEAWLDGRSPYADRHFLYLPGAVLAAAPQALLPADVARFLVPAGVTAGLVGGWACALRVYGVPLRSRFAGYGLLGLALGFAPFGHLVQLGNWTVGSALALPGALLLVCRGRWVAAGLVIGAAVAVKPLLVPVLLLFAFAGRWRALAAAVGVPAVLSALAALAMPDPAGFFTRTLPFLLRGEDTFVRLYEASPAAVLARLGVPESGATLLAGAAALAGLWCAWRRWGRAGEGEAAPGRVVECAVMLMLSAFLVSRPSYDHYLLVVLPLLLAGVLTPGAAARGPWFWVALVPQVPGFSWPWLEPGTRRAFKDAVTLCVLAGAVGWACVRAVKLGNANPPVVGETPVPVSGAVF, encoded by the coding sequence ATGAATTCCGGCAATTCGGCGGTTTGTGGGTGGCTGGTGCGGCCGGCCGAGTCGTACGTCCGGTGGGTGCTCGGGGTGGTGCTCGTCGCCGCGGTCGTCCGGGTGGGGCTCGCCACTCCACAGGGCGGGATGGACAACGCCATCGTGGTGCGGGCCGCCGAGGCCTGGCTCGACGGGCGCTCGCCCTACGCCGACCGGCACTTCCTCTATCTCCCCGGCGCCGTGCTCGCGGCCGCGCCGCAGGCGCTGCTGCCCGCGGACGTGGCGCGGTTCCTGGTGCCCGCGGGGGTGACCGCGGGGCTCGTCGGGGGGTGGGCGTGTGCGCTGCGTGTGTACGGGGTGCCGCTGCGGAGCCGGTTCGCCGGGTACGGGCTGCTCGGGCTCGCGCTCGGGTTCGCGCCCTTCGGACACCTCGTCCAGCTCGGCAACTGGACGGTCGGCTCCGCGCTCGCGCTGCCGGGCGCGCTGCTCCTCGTGTGCCGCGGCCGGTGGGTCGCGGCCGGGCTCGTCATCGGGGCGGCCGTCGCGGTGAAGCCGCTGCTCGTGCCCGTTCTTCTTCTCTTCGCGTTCGCGGGCAGGTGGCGGGCGCTCGCGGCCGCGGTGGGCGTGCCCGCGGTGCTGTCGGCGCTCGCGGCGCTCGCCATGCCGGACCCCGCCGGTTTCTTCACGCGGACGCTGCCCTTCCTGCTGCGCGGCGAGGACACCTTCGTACGCCTCTATGAGGCTTCTCCCGCTGCGGTGCTCGCGCGGCTCGGGGTGCCGGAGTCGGGCGCCACGCTGCTGGCCGGGGCTGCCGCCCTGGCCGGGCTGTGGTGTGCGTGGCGGCGGTGGGGGCGGGCCGGGGAGGGGGAAGCGGCGCCGGGGAGGGTCGTGGAATGTGCCGTCATGCTGATGCTTTCGGCCTTCCTCGTCTCCCGGCCGTCGTACGACCACTATCTGTTGGTCGTGCTCCCGCTGCTCCTCGCGGGGGTGCTGACGCCGGGGGCCGCGGCGCGCGGTCCGTGGTTCTGGGTGGCGCTGGTGCCGCAGGTGCCCGGGTTCTCGTGGCCGTGGCTGGAGCCCGGGACGCGGCGGGCCTTCAAGGACGCGGTGACGCTGTGTGTGCTCGCGGGCGCGGTCGGGTGGGCGTGCGTGCGGGCCGTTAAGCTGGGGAACGCAAATCCGCCTGTGGTGGGGGAGACGCCGGTGCCGGTCTCCGGAGCCGTGTTTTGA
- the truA gene encoding tRNA pseudouridine(38-40) synthase TruA: MSDEVEPGFVRVRLDLSYDGRDFSGWAKQKQGQRTVQGEIEAALRTVTRSQETYELTVAGRTDSGVHARGQVAHVDLPESVWAEHSDKLLRRLAGRLPHDVRVWKVAEAPAGFNARFAAVWRRYAYRVTDHPGGVDPLLRGHVLWHDWPLDLDAMNAAAERLVGEHDFAAYCKKREGATTIRTLQELRWERRPDGIYEATVRADAFCHNMVRSLVGAMLFVGDGHRPVEWPEKVLRAGVRDSAVHVVRPHGLTLEEVGYPADDLLAARSKEARNKRTLPGAGCC, from the coding sequence GTGAGCGATGAAGTAGAGCCCGGTTTCGTCCGGGTGCGGTTGGATCTTTCGTACGACGGCAGGGACTTCTCCGGCTGGGCCAAGCAGAAGCAGGGGCAGCGGACCGTCCAGGGGGAGATCGAGGCCGCGCTGCGGACGGTGACGCGGTCGCAGGAGACGTACGAGCTGACCGTCGCGGGGCGGACCGACAGCGGCGTGCACGCCAGGGGGCAGGTCGCCCATGTCGACCTGCCGGAGAGCGTGTGGGCCGAGCACAGCGACAAGCTGCTGCGCAGGCTCGCCGGGCGGCTGCCGCACGACGTGCGGGTGTGGAAGGTCGCCGAGGCGCCCGCCGGGTTCAACGCCCGGTTCGCGGCCGTGTGGCGGCGGTACGCCTACCGCGTGACCGACCACCCCGGCGGCGTCGACCCGCTGCTGCGCGGGCACGTGCTCTGGCACGACTGGCCGCTGGACCTGGACGCGATGAACGCCGCCGCCGAGCGGCTCGTCGGTGAGCACGACTTCGCCGCGTACTGCAAGAAGCGTGAGGGTGCCACGACCATCCGCACGCTCCAGGAACTGCGCTGGGAGCGGCGGCCCGACGGGATCTACGAGGCGACCGTGCGGGCGGACGCGTTCTGCCACAACATGGTGCGGTCGCTGGTCGGCGCCATGCTGTTCGTGGGGGACGGGCACCGGCCCGTGGAGTGGCCCGAGAAGGTGCTCCGCGCGGGCGTGCGGGACTCCGCCGTGCACGTCGTACGGCCGCACGGACTGACGCTCGAGGAGGTCGGCTACCCCGCCGACGACCTGCTCGCCGCGCGCAGCAAGGAGGCGCGCAACAAGCGGACGCTGCCCGGGGCCGGGTGCTGCTGA
- the coaA gene encoding type I pantothenate kinase, protein MPPTAPRSAHRPKPEATPYVDLTRTEWSALREKTPLPLTAEEVEQLRGLGDVIDLDEVRDIYLPLSRLLNLYVGATDGLRGALNTFLGEKGSQSGTPFVIGVAGSVAVGKSTVARLLQALLSRWPEHPRVERVTTDGFLLPTRELEARGLMSRKGFPESYDRRALTRFVADIKAGKDEVTAPVYSHLIYDIVPDQRLTVRRPDILIVEGLNVLQPALPGKDGRTRVGLADYFDFSVYVDARADDIERWYLNRFKKLRQTAFQNPSSYFRKYTQVSEEEALDYARTTWRTINKLNLVENVAPTRSRATLVVRKGPDHKVQRLSLRKL, encoded by the coding sequence GTGCCCCCGACGGCACCCCGGAGCGCCCACCGGCCCAAGCCGGAGGCGACTCCCTACGTCGACCTCACCCGCACCGAGTGGAGCGCGCTTCGCGAGAAGACGCCGCTCCCCCTGACAGCGGAGGAGGTGGAGCAGCTCCGCGGCCTCGGCGACGTCATCGACCTGGACGAGGTCCGCGACATCTACCTGCCGCTCTCGCGCCTGCTGAACCTCTACGTAGGCGCGACGGACGGACTGCGCGGTGCCCTCAACACCTTCCTGGGCGAGAAGGGGTCCCAGTCCGGCACCCCCTTCGTCATAGGGGTCGCCGGTTCCGTGGCGGTGGGCAAGTCCACCGTCGCCCGGCTCCTCCAGGCGCTGCTCTCCCGCTGGCCGGAGCACCCACGCGTGGAGCGCGTCACGACGGACGGGTTCCTGCTGCCCACGCGGGAGCTCGAAGCCCGCGGTCTGATGTCCCGCAAGGGGTTCCCCGAGTCGTACGACCGGCGTGCGCTCACCCGTTTCGTCGCGGACATCAAGGCGGGCAAGGACGAGGTGACGGCGCCCGTCTACTCGCACCTGATCTACGACATCGTCCCTGACCAGCGCCTCACGGTCCGCCGCCCCGACATCCTCATCGTCGAGGGCCTGAACGTCCTGCAGCCCGCGCTCCCCGGCAAGGACGGCCGCACCCGCGTGGGCCTCGCGGACTACTTCGACTTCAGCGTGTACGTCGACGCCCGCGCGGACGACATCGAGCGCTGGTACCTGAACCGCTTCAAGAAGCTGCGCCAGACGGCGTTCCAGAACCCGTCGTCGTACTTCCGCAAGTACACGCAGGTGTCGGAGGAAGAGGCGCTCGACTACGCCCGCACCACCTGGCGGACCATCAACAAGCTGAACCTCGTGGAGAACGTGGCGCCCACCCGGAGCCGCGCCACCCTCGTCGTCCGCAAGGGCCCCGACCACAAGGTCCAACGCCTCAGCCTGCGCAAACTGTAG